A single genomic interval of Helianthus annuus cultivar XRQ/B chromosome 6, HanXRQr2.0-SUNRISE, whole genome shotgun sequence harbors:
- the LOC110864328 gene encoding cytochrome P450 76T24-like, whose amino-acid sequence MELLYLVLSSITLIFFLLHGISLHRNRRLPPGPAGLPIIGNLLDLGPKPHESLAKLSKKHGPLMTIRLGTITCVVASTPDAAREILQRNDEACSGRLVPDAAASLPDNDVAMAWIPTNDVWRTMRKALGTYLTHQHKLDTLRDLRQNVLDGMLEFLHECGRKKVGVDIGKLSFAVALNQMSNTCVSQNVTSYESDDVGGFKTAVKTVMKMTGKFNIADLFQVLKPLDPQNIRKHGKAAYGWLDKVTEGFITERLKNRESKLPRFGDMLDSLLDYSESNEAEFTLKHIRILIVELLLAGTETSSNTIEWAMTELLLNPDMFSRVREEVSTTVGENGKIQEVKLLDLPYLQAVIKETMRLHLAVPLLVPHKTETEVKLGEYIVPKNTQILVNAWAMARDPKYWENPMTFKPERFLENELEYKGQHFEFIPFGSGRRMCPGIPLAQRVVSLMVATFVYHCDWNLPHATEEMDMDDIYGLTLLRATPLVATPVPVTQQA is encoded by the exons ATGGAACTTCTTTATCTAGTTCTCTCTTCCATTACCCTAATCTTCTTCCTCCTTCATGGCATCAGCCTCCATCGTAACCGGAGACTACCACCGGGCCCTGCGGGCCTCCCGATCATCGGAAACCTTCTCGACCTTGGCCCGAAACCCCACGAGTCCCTAGCCAAACTCTCCAAGAAACACGGTCCACTTATGACCATCCGATTGGGAACCATCACTTGCGTGGTGGCGTCCACACCTGACGCGGCTAGAGAAATCCTCCAACGCAATGATGAGGCGTGCTCTGGTCGTCTTGTCCCCGACGCGGCCGCCTCCTTGCCCGACAATGACGTGGCAATGGCGTGGATTCCAACAAACGACGTGTGGCGAACCATGAGAAAAGCCCTCGGCACATACCTCACACACCAACACAAACTCGACACCCTTCGCGATCTACGACAAAACGTGTTGGACGGCATGCTGGAGTTTCTACATGAGTGCGGGCGCAAGAAGGTGGGCGTGGACATAGGGAAGTTGTCATTCGCGGTTGCGCTCAACCAGATGTCCAACACTTGCGTGTCGCAAAACGTGACCAGCTACGAGTCGGATGATGTCGGGGGGTTTAAGACAGCTGTGAAGACAGTAATGAAAATGACCGGTAAGTTCAACATAGCAGACTTATTTCAGGTGTTGAAGCCTTTGGACCCTCAGAACATACGGAAGCATGGGAAGGCTGCTTATGGCTGGCTCGATAAGGTGACAGAAGGGTTCATAACCGAGAGGTTAAAGAATCGAGAGTCCAAACTACCGAGGTTTGGTGATATGTTGGATTCATTGCTGGATTATAGTGAGAGTAATGAAGCTGAGTTTACTCTCAAACATATCAGGATTCTAATTGTG GAATTGCTTCTAGCGGGAACAGAAACTAGTTCAAACACAATAGAATGGGCAATGACAGAACTATTGCTTAACCCTGATATGTTCTCAAGAGTCCGCGAAGAAGTCTCCACAACGGTGGGAGAAAATGGAAAAATTCAAGAAGTCAAACTTCTTGACCTGCCTTATCTACAAGCCGTCATCAAAGAAACCATGCGACTTCATTTGGCTGTGCCTTTGTTGGTGCCTCATAAAACTGAAACCGAAGTTAAACTAGGTGAATATATCGTGCCAAAAAATACACAAATTCTGGTGAACGCATGGGCCATGGCGCGAGATCCTAAGTATTGGGAAAACCCGATGACGTTCAAGCCAGAGAGGTTTCTAGAAAATGAGCTCGAATACAAAGGTCAACATTTTGAGTTTATACCTTTTGGATCAGGTCGAAGGATGTGTCCTGGGATACCCTTAGCTCAGAGGGTGGTTAGTTTAATGGTGGCGACATTTGTGTATCATTGTGACTGGAATTTACCTCATGCTACAGAAGAAATGGATATGGACGACATTTATGGCCTTACATTGCTTAGAGCAACACCTCTCGTTGCTACTCCTGTTCCAGTCACACAACAGGCATAG